A single region of the Vicia villosa cultivar HV-30 ecotype Madison, WI linkage group LG4, Vvil1.0, whole genome shotgun sequence genome encodes:
- the LOC131594810 gene encoding nucleoid-associated protein At4g30620, chloroplastic-like: MASVVSLSNAIGFCSSKNPNTFPSTSLSLRSEGVDMKILSRRHGCSKDGHGRRCVRVYGLFGGKKDSNEKSDDAPSKAGILGNMQNLFETVKKAQMVVQVEAVRVQKELAAAEFDGYCEGELVKVTLTGNQQPLRTEITEAAMELGSEKLSLLITEAYKEAHQKSVQAMKERMNDLAQSLGMPPGLGEGLK; this comes from the exons ATGGCGTCAGTTGTCTCTCTCTCAAACGCAATTGGATTCTGTAGCAGCAAAAACCCCAATACCTTTCCATCAACTTCCCTATCTCTGCGTTCAGAAGGAG TTGACATGAAGATTCTTTCGCGGCGGCACGGTTGTTCGAAAGATGGACATGGCCGAAGATGTGTTCGAGTGTATGGTTTATTTGGAGGGAAAAAAGATAGTAATGAGAAAAGTGATGATGCACCTTCTAAG GCAGGAATTCTTGGAAACATGCAAAACCTCTTTGAGACTGTGAAGAAGGCACAAATGGTTGTCCAAGTTGAAGCAGTGAGGGTGCAGAAAGAACTTGCAGC GGCTGAGTTTGATGGTTACTGTGAGGGTGAGTTAGTAAAG GTAACTCTGACAGGAAACCAGCAACCCTTAAGGACAGAAATTACTGAGGCAGCTATGGAATTGGGATCAGAA AAACTTTCGCTTTTAATCACTGAAGCATACAAGGAAGCACACCAGAAGAGTGTCCAG GCCATGAAGGAAAGGATGAATGATCTTGCACAGAGCTTAGGAATGCCACCTGGGCTTGGGGAAGGATTGAAATGA